tgtgtgtgtgtcctgctaGTGCAAAAAagatgcaaacaaaaaaacagggaaagaaaaaaaaatctgacaTTCATAACCGATGACACCGGAGGTGAACCATCGTTTGCCATCGAGAAGAGGTGTGTGGGGGTGAGGAGAACGAGAACTTTTGCGCCGCGTGACCTCATTCATactcgccgtcaccgtcgccgtcgtcgtcgctgaatGGTCGAGAAATTATTTTTAGTAGTAGACCACCATGTGTTGGTAGTATGGTGGCCAGCAGCCGGTGTGGAGGGCATAGAAGCATATTGCGGAGTTAGGGTTTTGGGTGAGAAgcgcggttggttggtaacTAAAATTATACCACCGCGGCCACTTGTGACCACCTTCTTCGCGCCACCATAGCCCGCAACGGGAACGTTGCGGACGAAGGCAAGGGACGTTCTCTGCGCGGAAAGGGATGATAGACGCCAAGACAGTCATTTGTTTGCCCCAAATGTGTCGTCTGCGAGGTGTTGCTGTCGTCTACCTGTTTGGCCAGTTGGGTCATAGTAGTACCCGGGGGTCAGTCGGGTACCAGAGGTCGGATATTTGGATGTTCACCACAGGTCACCTGACGACGGCGCGTTGGACTATCCGTGTTTGAGAACTAATGGCGAGAGAATCGATGTTGAACTTGAAGTTTGGATGCGAATGAATTCGCTCGCTGACcctcagcatcaccatcatcatcatcatcgccatcgtcatcgtcatcacagCCAAGAGGGAACAGACCGGACTGGGACTTCACTTTCGCTTCACTTTGCTATGGGAATGGCTATTTTTGGGTGGCACTGTCTGATGTTTGGCACCGACcccgacgatgatggtggtgattgcTTGTCCTGTTCGGTACGGCACGATCTTGAATTTTGCTCCCTTCGGGCGCCAAACTCTGGGTGTATCCGGTGGGAATTGGTGTGTGAGAAGGGCCCAGGCGTGCCCTTGGCGACGCTTGACCGACGTCATGCGTACAGAGTGCAACACATCTGCCCAACCTCACCTCCTCACCTGAATTGGCGCCTCGACAAACTCGATGACCGTGAGTCGATAAGGAAAATCAAGGTCGCATGGTGGTCTGTGGTTCGAAATGACGCTGTAGTGCAGAGCAAGAGAGCTCGGAGGTAATCTTCGGGATGTTTTGATGCGCAAGTGGAATGCTGTGAGGAACTTCATGGGAGCCACAGGAGACTGTTTTGTTGACTAAAATTTGTCTCAAGATTGCCGCGTGTTGTTTATCAAATCGAAAGCAGTGTTTTTTTATCTAACAATAAATTGCTTTTGGCCTTGATGTGTGATTGAAGTAAAACAACTCATGTTTAATGCTTGGAGTTTCTTGATAGATCCTCAAACTGCTGAAGGATAATGACGTGTATTTCCTGttgttttaaaacaattatGGATAACCTTGGGCCCAGCGCACATTCCATCGAGTTGGAAAATGAGATCATGTTTAGGAATTCCGCTCAACAGTTGAGTAAACATGAGTAGCATTCAATACAATGTATATGCAGGGCTGTACAACGTGTTACATGTTAACAATTGGAAGAAAATTCTCATACAGGCCCACCCATTGCTCAAGTGGCTTCGCAAAATTGGTAAATGGAATTTTTGGAAGTTACAATCTGTGATTTTGAGTTGCATTATAAGTTTAATGGTTACTATCAACTCCAAATTATAATGATTCCATATAATATTTCCCAATTTCCATATTCAAGCCAATACACTTTTTGTAGCGTCTTTCCGAATTCGATCAATCAACAATCCATATAATTGTTTGTCGgtattaaataattaaaagtgTGTTCACAGTTGTGAAGCGAAATCCTCATCGATGGATAGTCGAATTGGAATTTCACCATTTCTATCATATAAGCTGATTCGGATAGCAAGAAAAGTTTAAATCTAACAGAACGTGAAACGCGTTGAAGTGTATATTCGAGCATGAACTATTATGAAATGAATTAATCAATGGTTattcttctgctacttctaGGCATTCAAACCTTTAGGTCTTTTTAGATTATACCTTTAGGGATATTTCAATTATTGAATGAATGCTAGCTATCTTGAATTCCATTTTATGGAATGCAACAACTCTTCATATGCAATGTTTTATATCATAATTAGGAAGATaagaaaatagaaagatgAATCCTTGTGGGCCATGGCTCTTGCAAACATATTATTTGCCTTTCGACATTCCTGCCCATCACTATGCGGCGATACTATCTAGTGCTGAGAAGTCTCCAAATTGTAATTAATGATACAAATTTCCATCTTTGCAACTGAAATGCAACGAGAATAAGGTTCCTTGTATTCAGGGGGGCATTCAGCATCTCGCAGATTAGTTCAAACAGTGTCCAAAATGTAGTAATTGGCTAAACTAATGATCGAAACTAAAAGTAGCAAAATATAACAGAGCATTGGAATGCAATTTAACGCGAAGAAAAGGCATTTAATGTTTAAACAAATCCAAAACGTTAGCTGTGTGAGTTGATGAAGTTACCTTGACTCAAAGAAATGTTCAACGATAGCATAAGTTATTGTTAAAGGACTAAGAAAGTATGACTGACGAAGTTGTTGGATGCCTTAATGTGAATGGTTCTGGACTATCGAATCGAATTGCTTTTAGGGAAGATGTTATTGATGCTAACATTTCGATTGGTTCGTTCGTCTCCGCGGAATTCGTCCAAAAATGAGTAATTTAGAAATATTAGAACAAATCCATAGTGCGATTACTTAAATTTAACTTTCAAATACTTTACAAAAAACCCACCATAACAGACCGTCTCCTCTGATGTCAAAATTTTAGTGACCAAACCATTGCGGCTCACGCAgttaataaaatatttgattGACTACGCGACATTCCTGAACCTGACCCTCACTGTGGTGATCGCACAGTGGTGGATCATTCCATTGAACTACCTCGAAAATGCCTGCCCTCAACACTCTCAACCCTGCCACCGATTCCATATAGTTTATGCGCCATCTATATAGGAACGTGCATTCCACTCCCTTCGAAGCGATAGATTAGTAGAAATTGAGTCTGGATGCATTGCTTTCCAGAAAATACTTCTTCAAAACAGCGAAAAGTTTCGCTGGTTTGATGCGTTCCAAATCGtgtaccatcgtcgtcgtggtggtggtaccagcgcttgataaattgaataaattttcaaGATTCCCTGAAGCGCCACCACAAAGTGGATTTGCCGGGACTTCCATCTTAGTTCGCGTGCTATACAGTGCAGCGCGTACGCGTTGTGTATCGAATGGAGAATGGGATTTATTATGTTGCAACCGCCGAAGCCGACGCGTAGCGTGAGGTCAAAGGCACTACTTCCGGACTTTACGCAAGTGTACGTGACTATACTGCGCGCAATTTACGTTCCGCCGAAATGGGCTATTTGGCGTCttcttctccagctccagtcTGCGAGCGAGAATTCACTTTCCATtccgaggagaagaagctggaAGATGACGTGCGGTAATTATTTCAGCTCTCGCAGAAACCTCGAAGCAATAATGTATACGAAAATAATTAGTTTCCCGACGCGCGACGCGGTATACGGAGTCTCGGTGGGGGGAGAAGCCACTTGTGATGTCGTAAGATTTCGATTAATGGAGTATAGTTAGCGAAGGATTAGGTGGGTTGTGGGTTTGGGTTAAGAGCAATAGCTTGCTGCGATATTTATGAGCTAGCTCTGCAGCTCTTTATCGTTTCGGTTTGTTGTAACATGTGCGCGATCTCAAAATCTACTGCCACGAACATTGATTAGAAACGTCAAAGTCAAAGCTTAACCGAAAGCAACCTACGCGTTCCTTTGCAAGAcgccattttgaatttctcTCTCAAAAAAGGCCCTCACATGCCTTCAAATCTCAAGGAGACGGTAACAACAATGGAGAGGGATGCTGCTAGAGTGGCTCGAGGCTCTTCTCTGTGGCACCCCTTAGGAATTGCGTCTCTTCGCGTGTCTGGCACACGCGCAAGAAGGGGCTTCTTCGCCGTTAATGCCACACAGGTTGACAATCATTAGTGACACGCGGCACGAAGATGAAGGGAAAGGTTCGCAGAGGAGAGGCACGAGCCACCAGACACTGGCAGCTGTGTGATATGCGCACgtacgcgacacacacacacgagatgtgcggaaggaaggaacccTCGCGAACATCTCGCATCTTGAGGAGGCTGCTTCCTTGGGCCTTGGATCTTTGAAGCGTGGCGGAACGCCTCGAAGGGTAAAGGACGAAAAGTTGCGACGAGTTTTTCAACTTCTCCCTCGAGAGGACCGTCAGAAGAACCCTTTCGCCCCTTGTATTCAGCGGCTAACTCATCTTCAGCCAGATTGTCACTTTCCCGACCACAAAGACAGAACGTGTgccgcgttcgctcgctcgcgctacGGTCCCCATAAGCATCTTCTGCAGAGGCCAGCGATGCTAATGGACGTCGTAGTGGAAGCTccggagagaagaaaatttaatttattcatgaaagcagcaaccatccTTCGAGGAATATGGCTTCCCATTCGCGAGCGGTACGCGAAAATGgagattttccattccatcgtgtttccccccaaaatggtggtggtggtgcctctCGATCCCTacgccaccgaaccaccgaacttGTGCGCCATTACTTATGGTATTAATTTTCCGGCACCGCATCGCGCACAGGTTCGTGGGCTTCACTTCACGTGGCGGGGAGTGACGCAGGTCGCAGGGGATgaagtaatttaaaattttccCCCGAAAGACTCcaacgacacgacacgacacggggGAAGCGAGGAGCATGGTAAGAgcgttgtgctgttgtgtgtatgGGCGTTGTCTTGGGTACAGCCACGAGCAgaaagtttttccatttcacaaGAATCcccgcaaccgacgacgacgccaacgacgaagacgacgatgccggGTTGGAATGGCGCAGTTTTCGTGGAAACATTTTAACGAACGGTCGGGAGGGTGCGGTCGTGTGGAGGTCCGCGCAGTCAGGCGGAAAGTGAGCCTCGAATGTACGCGCAAAACCGCGCATGTTCGCGAAGAATGTTCCGAGCCCGTCGTTGTTGCGGAGAAGTTGCGAGCAGACAACTCCTATATATCTTGTTAATCCTTCTTTGGACAGATCTCCTTCCAAGGAGCGACGATGCCAACGTTACATGATGGATGAATGTCTGCTTTCCCGAGTGTCCCGAAAGTGCGGGTGTGTTGTGCGTATTGTTCTGCAACGTTGTATataattttaatgttttaacaaATCCACAGTAGCACACATGAAATGGATGCACGAGCGTTTTGGGTTAGAGCGTTGCGGGCATGCTTGGTATTAAAAACGGGTTTCCAAGAAAACCTTATAAGAGCGCTAGCGGTTTGTTGGGGCGCAGTAGGCGGCGTGTGCCAAGAAGAGTGAGGTTAAGGATCGTGACGAGCGGGATGATTGCCCTCTACTGTTGCCAGGCCACAGGCTGGCGAGGTCGAGGCTCACCTGATTGGCAATCGCTTCGCTAGCATCGTTCAAAccgatcggtgccggtggtgggtACGGTTGCTTGGGCAGATGATACGCTCCCGATGCGTCGACACCGGGGAAAACGGTATGTGGCAACGTCTCGAGTGGATGCTCCAGTGCCGCAGCATAGGCCTGCGGACCGTGGGGCAACGGCGAACTGATCCTGACCGAGGGAAAACAAAGGAAACGCATAAGCAAACCAGGGCAAGGACTAGGACTAGGATTTGGCGATTTGCAAAACACTTACGTTGGCAACAGCTGGACCGGATCCGGTGGTGGGAAGTTTTGGTGTGGTTGCGCCTTCGATGGTAGCGACGGCTGAGCCAACTGCGATGGCTGCTGCGGTTGGTACGGCTTGGCATAGTTGCCCGGGGCCGGCGAAGACGTCGTCGGCAGCGCTTGAACCGGATTCCCGTTGACCGGATGGGCGCTCTGGTGCAGGGCTACCGCATCGTCGCGGCGCACCGTTACCCTCATCTGGTTGCCGGCATTGCGGAACAGGTTCTGTGCGTCGTTGTGCGTGAGGTCGCGCGCATCGTACTGGTCAATTTTGGTAATAATATCGCCACGGAGCAGCTCCGCCTGAGCCGGACTGTTCACTTGTAcctggggggagggtttggaaagaaaaaccggaaacgaCCGGGCCGTGACGACGACAGCTCGGTATTAGTGGCCAAGACGTGAAAAGGGGTTGTCGGGGGACACACACTCGTTTCTGGGTAACACTTTCCCACACTAGACAGGGTCGTCAGGGATTTCTATCCGTGAAAATCCTGTTTCTTGACTCGATCTTGGCGGAATCGACAGAAGTGGGCGCAAAGCAGgccgtcaacgacgacgacatcagaGACCAGGATGGCTTACTGTCCTGGAATTTCTCCCAAAAAGGGATATCCGGTTTTACCGATTTCGGTCAACCTATAACATGATTCGATTGCAGAAGTGCTCGTGGGAAACTGGACGTTTGTGCCAACGCTTCTTTTGTATTTCGTCAAGAAAAAGGACTCCTTGGGTTGGTATAACCAAACCGCTGAGAGTTGCTTGGAACCGACTATCCTACAAAGTTCTATGACGTCATAAGACCTTAAACCAGCTTATCTCATCAAATATCCACCATTCATCAAACGGCTTCGGAAGATTGGAAGAATATCTTAAAAGATGAATCCTTTACTGAACATAATCCTCCCTTCGAAAGAACTTTTTATGAGATCTTCTACCTTCATCAAACTCCGTGTTATTACGACTCTTTGCACTCCTCCTTACCCACACCTACACTGTGGGTCTCGTCATTTATTCTCTTGATGCCGCGCTAAGACGCACCTCCCtgtctttatctctctttctctctgtctctctcgatATCAGCATCTGCCAGGCCGTTATGCTTACGGCGGGATTAGCTGCGGAATCTTTTACAACATCTCCGGATCCTTTACGTTACTGCGACATTAACATCGCCTCGACGGAAAGACGTTTTGCGTAACGAGACGCTTGATGAGGTCGTCGAGGGTGGTAGATATGcaaattttcctcttttttaagacattttctattaaaagcacccccaaaaacccaaacaacacaacaacgaaccgaacgagcGTCTCTTCCATCTCGATTCGAACGATGGGCTGTTGGTTTTATAGTCTTTTTCATCATTCACAATCCCACCCCTTGCCTTGGCGCCccggcacggaacggaacgtccCTCGATTGTCCCGCAAAAAAGGGTCCCGTTCAGGGATTGCTGTCGCGGCGTGCTAATGCTAATatatgaaaaagggaaagccaACCCTCCTCGCAcgaggaaagcgaagaaaaatggGGTGTGGCTCCGGGAACTttgccatgccacgccacgccatgccctGCCCGGAGTGTTTGGAGTGAGAATTTTGCGTCGAACGTCGTGCTGGCCAAAGTTGGCTCAATAAATGCTGCGTGCCGGTCGTGACAAGTatgtcccgtgtgtgtgtgtgtgccgtgttccgtgttgtgcgtgtgttttggggAAAAATCTCGGCATCTTTGGAACTTCTTTTCCGTCCCCAGGGCGATACCAATCCGATGCCGAAAGGAGCCAGACTGAAATTCTCCTTTTTTGTCCACGAGCGGGCGGGGAGTGGGGTCGATCTTTTCTTATCGATGTCCTTTCCGTGGGTGGCGTATCCGAGGGGTTGTTCAAATATTTAGCCAACGTCGTCCCCAGCTCTGGCTCGGGGTAGCCCCCGGGAAGCCAATCAATGCCGGTACCGGGTTGAACGGGGTTGTTCTTCAGGTTTTATCAACTCAACCTCAAGTAAGTAAGGCGAGATGCTGGTTGCGACAGCTAGCCAGACCGGGATCAGAATCACCGATAAGCAGCCTCTGGCATCCGGTACAGACGACATCTTGCGTCACGTGGAGTGGTCACGATTGAATGACTTCAAAAGAAGTGTTGGcggaaagcaaagcaaagcagagCAACTCTTACAACATCTTCCAGCATTGCTTGCAGTGCAGTCCGATGGCAGCCATCTCGCAagattaaaataataaattatctaGAAATTTAATATAAATGAAAATCTAATTAAGATTTTcgcattaattaaaaatggctTCGACCTCTGGTGCCGGCTTCTACGCTCCCTTcgataacagcagcagcagtacgagtCGTCCTGTACTTCACAAAAGCACCTCTCTgcaccgtttgtgtgtgtgtaagtctGAGGGGTTTCTTGAGTTTTTCGGCCTccctaccgaccgaccggtgtaCGGGCATGGTAGTGACATGGGGGCCATAAAAGAAAATTAGCGAAGAGGACcttcgacaacgacgacgacgacgacgacgaaggatgACGACAAAGTTTTCCCTTCATGATAAAATGGCCAGAaaaactcgtcgtcgtcgtcgtcgtcgtcgtcgtcgtcctttcttCGACAAACCTCTTCAGTCTTCAGCCCCAAAACAGCAATCCACCAACGTGTGTACCACCTTGTGTGCCGAGTGCGAGTTTCTTCGGACCGCAGTTTGGCTGGCGGAATGTCTGGTGTAATTTTCTTTTGAGTCTTATCTTTTTTAAACCATACCCGGGACCcgagaaccgggaaccggtggTCCACCAGAAGGAGAGGACCATTGCGATGGTAACGGAGCAAACGGAGGTTTTCCTCGAGAAAACCTTGGAAATACTTTGAACATAAATTATAATACAAACGAGGgcacaggaggagaaggaggatgagcAGGGCGAGGAGGCAGAAGAAGGTTCGCTCTGCAAAGAAGTTCACTATCTTACGTGTACATCCAAATAAAAGAAACCTCGCCCACCCTTCTCATCccttctctctgtgtgttggaaaaaggataaagttTTCCTTATGCATAAATTAGCATCGCAGCAAAATTAGATAAGGGAATTGAATCAGTGTGATAGcaggaagggagagagcgagagagagagagagagagagagggtgactGTTTTTACGACTTGCAATTTCGCAAGCTAGCTTGTTTTTCGGGGGATTTTGGGGGTTTTCCAGGGGCATTTGAAGTCAAGCGGAGCCACTCAATACCGGCTGCAGGAATGtcgcttttttattttcaaaaaaacgGTCAACGAACACACTATTGAAAAATTTTAGCTAAAAGACTTCATTCACGAACACATAAACTTAATCTTTTCAAAGTGTTTATACACTATTTCTTGCGAACATGTTCTTCGCAATTTATTGGAAATCTCGAGAAGCATTTCACCAACCATCCGGAATGTAGTGTGTCCGTAAGTCGCGGCCGGTTACTGTCAATTTTAATTAGTTAACCTAATTATTAGTGAGGCGAGATAAACCTCGCCACGGCTCGTGACAGCGGCTGATCTGTGACACGAAGGGACGCGTAGCAACACCAAGGTATTAGTCTGCGTCATTACTAACCGACCAGACCAGGGCGACCACACCGGGACATCTCATTTGCGGACAACcttcgcgtgcgcgcgcgcgcgccaccggTTGGTGAAGTAGAGCGACAACAGCTCTTGCAGTAGAAGCGAGTAGATTTTTCACGAAAATTAATAAGAAATTCTTTGCAAAAAGGGTATTCGACGACAGCACGAGCACGGTCGTGATGATAAATAACGTTTTCGCATCGCAAGCGATTAGCAGAAACacagcaccaagcaccaagacACGAAACGCTTTCTCCTCTCGTTCTCGCCTTTTCGGCCAGTGCCCCgcaaacggaaggaaatgCGAGCATGCAGAGGACAGTCCGCGGGTTGAATGTCTTGATGTGGCGCACCGATGCGATTGATAGGGAAATCGCAACCCGCTGCCAAGAATGCATGCCTACCCGAGAAATGCGTCATGGTCGCGGTGTCGTCGATGCGTCGCTCGAGAGGAAGTGGAATTGAGATCAAAAGATTGTTGCACGACGCACGTTGAGGCGCGGCTTCGAGCGGAAGCAAAGCCATACGGAAGCGGAACAACCGTTGATCTAATTGACATGGTGTATATGTGATTTGAGAGTGAGCGAATCGTTCGGTTAATGCAACGTTGCTTTCTGTAAAGATgcctggccacgatagcaacatGATATAAGCTTGAAATAAAGTCGCTATCGTGGCCCCATATCggttaagatgaaagaaactttcGTTACAACCGATTTTAGCATATGTTCCGTTCACATCTACCAGATGCGTTGTTGGTATGTGTTTAAGAGTTGCAAAATAAGGTTGCTATGGTGGCCGTGCATCGTCGTGCAATAAATTTTGCGCAACTCGTCAAATGACAagcaatgaaagtttctttactGTGCAAGTTGCTATCATAACGATGCATCTTAAGACACTGTCAACCGCGTGCTGCATCTTCGTGATGTTATTGATGGCACGAATCGCGTGAAATGTTTTCGACTGCCTATTGCTGAAACGCCATCAAAACATTTCCACCGCAAAAGGGGAAACAAAGGACTGAATCTGTTTCGCTCGAAAAGTGATAAATTGAATTGACGGTGAaaccaacatttttttctccgcTATTTACCCGATCGAGTGCCAAGTGCCGTTTCATAACAATATTGTGCTCGCCACCGGCAGCTTGCTGGTGTTTTAGTCCTTTTTCGTGTGCCGTGGCCATTACAGCGAGTGTGAGCGCGCGGTGCCATAAATCGGATCGGCGCAGCACTTTCAAGGATGATGCAAcgtaacaaaaacaacaacaacaacggtgacgctggcggtggcgacgaagGTTCTTGTCCTTGTCGATAGCGAGACTGCTGATGACCGCCAGAATGGCtggtttttctctttctttttttttgttttgtttccgcCTCGCCTGCTTGTTGTTGGCAACCAGTGTGGTGCGGTGGCGAATTCAATGCAAATGTAATTGCGCCGCCATTTTGGATTGCTGGGAGCTCGCAAGGATTTGCGAGTCGCTAAGTGTACCTACCCGGGTGATGATGAGGGGTGCATTCAGATCGGTTCCACCGACCAGTCTAATGCCCCACGCAACGTGTGGCGAAGGACGCCGAAGGGTCACGAGGAAATCGTGTGGTTTCGGActcattgttgctgctgctgctcctcttcctttccttctgctGCGTCACAAAGCGATAGTAGCCGCGGTCGATTGTGTCACTTTCCACacggaggaaaaacaaaatggtcaacagaacgggcgcgcgcgtgtgtgtgtgttcactaTGCACGGCACGGTGTACAACAAGGGGACACTACAGTCGGTTTGGTTGGTCTGTAAAAATATCACCGGGAGAGTTTTGCGATTCCGCTTTGCACCGACGATACCGATGGCCCCCACTCCGGGGGTGTCCGGGGCTACGTGCGCTTATTATATcacacaccgaccgatcgagGTCCTTGGCCTGGGTCTTTGGGACCTGGGGCCTGGGCAAACGGTCTTCTCTAGAGTCCGTACCGCCTAGGAAAGTACTATCCGTGCaattccaaacacacactctggtcTCACTTTGGATCTTGCTACCACTGATCGCGAATCGTGAATGTTCTGttcacccccgggggaaaacaCTCTGGCCCGATAATGAAGGTTGATGGCCAATCCCTAATCCTCTAGAATGCACAACACgactcgcgacgacgacgacgacgagtgagTTTTCCGTTCGATCTGCTCCGACTCTCCGGTCAGTCTGCGATTGCACTTTTGCTTGGTCCGCGCTCTGACTGTGTCCTCGAGTGagtgatgtgctgctgctgcgactgctgctgctactgctagtggtggtggtgttggtcagTAGTAGAACGGGGTGAGGAAATGTAGCAACTGCTCACAAACCCTCCTCAGCAGCATCGCCGGTGGCTCGCGcggaaaaatcaaatatttattttaatcgcgacgacgatgcgatggTCACTACTCGCGCTACTGCAcactcgctttctctctctctctctctctttctctctctttctctctctcgctctccctctttaAGTCCGATGTACTAATTTTCCCGCAGCTGTGAGCTGGCATTTCTTGTGCGCTTAGTGTGCGCTTGATTCACTTGATCGTCCGATGCGCGGTCCGTGATCTGTTCCCTTTCGGCACTCGCTCGACTGAGCGACCGTTGCGCCGCCGTTTAACGGTG
This sequence is a window from Anopheles darlingi chromosome 3, idAnoDarlMG_H_01, whole genome shotgun sequence. Protein-coding genes within it:
- the LOC125957181 gene encoding LIM domain-binding protein 3 isoform X4, with the protein product MSPKPHDFLVTLRRPSPHVAWGIRLVGGTDLNAPLIITRVQVNSPAQAELLRGDIITKIDQYDARDLTHNDAQNLFRNAGNQMRVTVRRDDAVALHQSAHPVNGNPVQALPTTSSPAPGNYAKPYQPQQPSQLAQPSLPSKAQPHQNFPPPDPVQLLPTISSPLPHGPQAYAAALEHPLETLPHTVFPGVDASGAYHLPKQPYPPPAPIGLNDASEAIANQPYRTTPLVLPGAKVPKKDTLPTESYLRHHPNPAMRAPPAHDYTDTLMKQKLAETVIHRVIGDEPSTGPKVVHKQFNSPIGLYSDSNIENTLRQSAPQQQSPAAVPIFIDLSFLKQKQKILDEQRRLEQERQLNKQYPFPSYVASSTASGRSSRQQTLSPVPPVPPLPEMYQRHQSSSSDGH
- the LOC125957181 gene encoding PDZ and LIM domain protein 3 isoform X6 translates to MSPKPHDFLVTLRRPSPHVAWGIRLVGGTDLNAPLIITRVQVNSPAQAELLRGDIITKIDQYDARDLTHNDAQNLFRNAGNQMRVTVRRDDAVALHQSAHPVNGNPVQALPTTSSPAPGNYAKPYQPQQPSQLAQPSLPSKAQPHQNFPPPDPVQLLPTISSPLPHGPQAYAAALEHPLETLPHTVFPGVDASGAYHLPKQPYPPPAPIGLNDASEAIANQVVHKQFNSPIGLYSDSNIENTLRQSAPQQQSPAAVPSNGYTNNNRHRPTKIEGYKKTVVFDPCKSETYRALQEGAGEGLQEVPNPIQPKTFHANRLVPGKKPNAYTPAPQPEFAYRVNSMGEPNEKIHQSGSFKRLMLHVMGEMD
- the LOC125957181 gene encoding LIM domain-binding protein 3 isoform X5, yielding MSPKPHDFLVTLRRPSPHVAWGIRLVGGTDLNAPLIITRVQVNSPAQAELLRGDIITKIDQYDARDLTHNDAQNLFRNAGNQMRVTVRRDDAVALHQSAHPVNGNPVQALPTTSSPAPGNYAKPYQPQQPSQLAQPSLPSKAQPHQNFPPPDPVQLLPTISSPLPHGPQAYAAALEHPLETLPHTVFPGVDASGAYHLPKQPYPPPAPIGLNDASEAIANQPYRTTPLVLPGAKVPKKDTLPTESYLRHHPNPAMRAPPAHDYTDTLMKQKVVHKQFNSPIGLYSDSNIENTLRQSAPQQQSPAAVPIFIDLSFLKQKQKILDEQRRLEQERQLNKQYPFPSYVASSTASGRSSRQQTLSPVPPVPPLPEMYQRHQSSSSDGH
- the LOC125957181 gene encoding LIM domain-binding protein 3 isoform X3, whose product is MSPKPHDFLVTLRRPSPHVAWGIRLVGGTDLNAPLIITRVQVNSPAQAELLRGDIITKIDQYDARDLTHNDAQNLFRNAGNQMRVTVRRDDAVALHQSAHPVNGNPVQALPTTSSPAPGNYAKPYQPQQPSQLAQPSLPSKAQPHQNFPPPDPVQLLPTISSPLPHGPQAYAAALEHPLETLPHTVFPGVDASGAYHLPKQPYPPPAPIGLNDASEAIANQPYRTTPLVLPGAKVPKKDTLPTESYLRHHPNPAMRAPPAHDYTDTLMKQKVVHKQFNSPIGLYSDSNIENTLRQSAPQQQSPAAVPSNGYTNNNRHRPTKIEGYKKTVVFDPCKSETYRALQEGAGEGLQEVPNPIQPKTFHANRLVPGKKPNAYTPAPQPEFAYRVNSMGEPNEKIHQSGSFKRLMLHVMGEMD
- the LOC125957181 gene encoding uncharacterized protein LOC125957181 isoform X1, whose translation is MSPKPHDFLVTLRRPSPHVAWGIRLVGGTDLNAPLIITRVQVNSPAQAELLRGDIITKIDQYDARDLTHNDAQNLFRNAGNQMRVTVRRDDAVALHQSAHPVNGNPVQALPTTSSPAPGNYAKPYQPQQPSQLAQPSLPSKAQPHQNFPPPDPVQLLPTISSPLPHGPQAYAAALEHPLETLPHTVFPGVDASGAYHLPKQPYPPPAPIGLNDASEAIANQPYRTTPLVLPGAKVPKKDTLPTESYLRHHPNPAMRAPPAHDYTDTLMKQKLAETVIHRVIGDEPSTGPKVVHKQFNSPIGLYSDSNIENTLRQSAPQQQSPAAVPSNGYTNNNRHRPTKIEGYKKTVVFDPCKSETYRALQEGAGEGLQEVPNPIQPKTFHANRLVPGKKPNAYTPAPQPEFAYRVNSMGEPNEKIHQSGSFKRLMLHVMGEMD